A DNA window from Mycolicibacter hiberniae contains the following coding sequences:
- a CDS encoding cytochrome P450, with the protein MSVNDSLTAADSGDTADDHRKNSFYFDRHTPEYRDRFEEITREMHAKCPMAWSPTYNGHWVAADSKHVFELARCPVVSNHHDISGETPFQGITIPKASRATVVRGGILEMDEPEHSAYRGALNPYLSPAAIKRWVPFVDEITRAAVDEHIESGRIDFVEHLANVVPAVFTLAMMGIELKKWNVYSEPTHASVYTPEHSPDREKINEQHREMGIDIINNMMEIRENPRPGLVNAMLQLRIDGEPAPDIEILGNLGLIIGGGFDTTTALTAHALEWLGQNPQERTRLSTQRAALLDSATEEFLRFFTPAPGDGRTFAENVEVAGQQFKQFERLWLSWAMANRDPAIFEEPDRVILDRKGNRHFSFGLGIHRCIGSNVARTVFKSMLTAVLDRMPDYQCDPEGTVHYDTIGVIQGMRNLPATFTPGKRLGPGLDETLEKLQRICDEQECARPITERKEAVVID; encoded by the coding sequence TTGAGCGTCAACGATTCCCTGACCGCGGCCGATTCCGGCGACACCGCCGACGACCACAGGAAGAACTCGTTCTACTTCGATCGGCACACCCCGGAGTACCGTGACCGCTTCGAGGAGATCACCCGCGAGATGCACGCCAAATGCCCGATGGCGTGGAGCCCCACCTACAACGGGCACTGGGTGGCCGCCGACAGCAAGCACGTCTTCGAGCTGGCCCGCTGTCCCGTCGTCTCCAACCATCACGACATCAGCGGCGAGACTCCCTTCCAGGGCATCACCATCCCCAAGGCCAGCCGCGCGACGGTGGTGCGCGGCGGCATCCTCGAGATGGACGAGCCTGAGCACAGCGCCTACCGGGGTGCATTGAACCCCTACCTGTCCCCCGCCGCGATCAAGCGGTGGGTGCCGTTCGTGGACGAGATCACCCGCGCCGCAGTCGATGAGCACATCGAGTCGGGACGGATCGACTTCGTCGAGCACCTGGCCAACGTGGTCCCGGCGGTGTTCACCCTCGCCATGATGGGCATCGAACTCAAGAAATGGAACGTCTACAGCGAACCGACCCATGCCTCGGTGTACACCCCCGAGCACTCGCCGGACCGCGAGAAGATCAACGAGCAGCACCGCGAGATGGGCATCGACATCATCAACAACATGATGGAGATCCGGGAGAACCCGCGCCCGGGTCTGGTCAACGCGATGCTGCAACTGCGCATCGACGGTGAACCGGCGCCCGACATCGAGATCCTGGGCAATCTGGGCCTGATCATCGGCGGCGGCTTCGACACCACCACGGCCCTGACCGCACATGCCCTGGAATGGCTCGGCCAGAATCCGCAGGAGCGCACCCGGCTCAGCACGCAACGCGCAGCATTGCTCGACTCGGCGACCGAGGAATTCCTCCGGTTCTTCACGCCGGCGCCCGGCGACGGACGGACGTTCGCCGAGAACGTCGAGGTGGCGGGACAGCAGTTCAAACAGTTCGAGCGCCTGTGGTTGTCCTGGGCGATGGCCAACCGCGACCCCGCGATCTTCGAGGAGCCCGACCGCGTCATCCTCGACCGTAAGGGCAACCGCCACTTCAGCTTCGGGCTGGGGATACACCGCTGCATCGGCTCCAACGTAGCGCGCACCGTCTTCAAATCCATGCTGACAGCGGTGCTCGACCGGATGCCCGACTACCAGTGCGACCCCGAAGGCACCGTGCACTATGACACCATCGGAGTGATCCAGGGCATGCGAAACCTGCCCGCCACCTTCACTCCCGGCAAACGGCTTGGGCCGGGACTGGACGAGACCCTGGAAAAGCTGCAGCGCATCTGCGACGAGCAGGAGTGCGCCCGCCCGATCACCGAGCGCAAGGAAGCGGTCGTCATCGACTGA
- a CDS encoding CaiB/BaiF CoA transferase family protein, which translates to MRPLEGVRVLEVAMYGFVPSAGAVLAEWGAEVIKVEHAVTGDPQRGLRQTGMLRVEGDPNPNIEHANRGKRSIGLDVSTPEGRQVLLELAKRADVFLTSFLPGHRQKFGMDVDDIRAVNPKIVYARGSALGPRGVEADKGGYDMTAFWCRAGTAATITPPGIEGMIGPPGPAYGDTVSGTNLAGGIAAALFKRERTGEPSVVDVSLLGSGLWALGHTVALTSHLGERLVQQPPGVHGSPINPLVGVYATADERYISFVMMQPTKFWADVCKHMDLDAYIDDPRFSTAQSFAEHTPVAVEILREAMAKRTLPEWSARFATLAGPWAPVQDTLQAAQDAQIRANEYLVTAGELELVANPVQFDVTAPSTGPAPGFAEQTDEILAELGLDWDRIIELKTVGAVT; encoded by the coding sequence ATGAGGCCGCTCGAGGGTGTTCGCGTTCTGGAAGTCGCCATGTACGGGTTCGTCCCCTCCGCCGGTGCGGTGCTCGCGGAGTGGGGCGCCGAGGTCATCAAGGTTGAGCATGCGGTGACCGGCGACCCGCAGCGGGGCCTGCGCCAAACCGGGATGCTGCGGGTAGAAGGCGATCCGAATCCCAATATCGAGCACGCCAACCGCGGTAAGCGCAGCATCGGTCTGGACGTTTCGACGCCCGAGGGCCGGCAGGTACTGCTCGAATTGGCCAAGCGCGCCGATGTCTTCCTCACCAGTTTCCTGCCCGGGCACCGCCAGAAGTTCGGCATGGACGTCGACGACATCCGGGCGGTCAACCCGAAGATCGTCTACGCCCGCGGCAGTGCGCTGGGTCCCCGCGGCGTCGAAGCGGACAAAGGCGGCTATGACATGACCGCGTTCTGGTGTCGCGCCGGTACCGCCGCCACGATCACGCCGCCGGGTATCGAGGGCATGATCGGCCCGCCCGGACCGGCCTACGGCGACACCGTCTCGGGCACCAACCTGGCCGGCGGCATTGCCGCGGCTCTGTTCAAGCGCGAGCGCACCGGCGAGCCGTCGGTGGTGGACGTGTCACTGCTGGGCAGCGGCCTGTGGGCACTGGGGCATACCGTCGCCTTGACCAGTCATCTGGGCGAACGCCTGGTGCAACAGCCCCCGGGTGTGCATGGTTCGCCGATCAACCCGCTGGTGGGTGTCTACGCGACCGCCGACGAACGCTATATCTCGTTTGTCATGATGCAGCCCACCAAATTCTGGGCCGACGTGTGCAAGCACATGGACCTCGACGCCTACATCGACGATCCGCGGTTTTCCACCGCGCAGTCGTTTGCCGAGCACACCCCGGTCGCCGTGGAAATCCTGCGCGAGGCGATGGCCAAGCGCACGCTGCCCGAATGGAGTGCGCGGTTTGCCACCCTGGCCGGCCCGTGGGCGCCGGTGCAGGACACCCTGCAGGCGGCGCAGGATGCGCAGATCCGAGCCAACGAATACCTGGTCACCGCCGGGGAATTGGAGCTGGTGGCCAATCCGGTGCAGTTCGATGTGACTGCCCCGTCGACGGGCCCGGCACCGGGATTCGCTGAGCAGACCGATGAGATCCTGGCTGAGCTCGGCCTGGACTGGGACCGGATCATCGAACTCAAGACCGTCGGCGCGGTCACCTGA
- a CDS encoding ferredoxin, with protein sequence MKVSVDSQRCQGHTLCAMIAPDSFVLNDIDGTSSPVSETVPEDQQHAVREAAHSCPEQAILIEE encoded by the coding sequence ATGAAGGTCTCCGTTGACTCACAGCGCTGCCAGGGCCACACGCTGTGCGCGATGATCGCGCCTGATTCCTTCGTACTCAACGACATCGACGGCACTTCGTCTCCGGTGTCGGAAACGGTTCCCGAAGACCAGCAGCATGCGGTCCGCGAGGCTGCACACTCCTGCCCCGAACAAGCCATCCTCATCGAGGAATGA
- a CDS encoding SDR family NAD(P)-dependent oxidoreductase: MRTAVVTGGASGIGAAVVNRLRAAGHRVAIIDLHPNDLDLAFAADVTDRAQIDAALTQIREQLGPVTILVNAAGLDGFKKFSHISFEDWQRVIDVNLNGVFHTIQAVLPDMVDAGWGRIVNISSSSTHSGTPYMAHYVAAKSAVNGLTKTLALEYGPAGITVNAVPPGFIDTPMLRNAASRGFLGDIDDNIARTPVRRMGKPEDIAAACAFLASEEAGYITGQILGVNGGRNT; this comes from the coding sequence GTGAGGACCGCTGTCGTGACCGGAGGCGCCTCGGGTATCGGTGCGGCAGTCGTGAACCGATTGCGCGCCGCCGGCCACCGGGTGGCGATCATCGACCTCCATCCCAACGACCTGGACCTGGCCTTCGCCGCCGACGTCACCGATCGCGCGCAGATCGACGCCGCCCTCACGCAGATCCGCGAACAACTCGGGCCGGTCACCATCCTGGTCAACGCCGCCGGCCTGGACGGCTTCAAGAAGTTCAGCCACATCAGCTTCGAAGACTGGCAGCGCGTCATCGACGTCAATCTCAACGGTGTCTTCCACACCATCCAGGCCGTACTGCCCGACATGGTCGACGCCGGCTGGGGACGGATCGTCAACATCTCCTCCTCCAGCACGCATTCCGGCACGCCGTATATGGCGCACTACGTGGCCGCCAAGTCCGCCGTCAACGGACTCACCAAGACCCTGGCGCTGGAGTACGGCCCAGCCGGCATCACCGTCAATGCCGTGCCACCCGGCTTCATCGACACCCCCATGCTGCGCAACGCCGCGAGCCGCGGGTTTCTCGGCGACATCGACGACAACATCGCCCGCACCCCGGTGCGGCGGATGGGCAAGCCCGAGGACATCGCCGCGGCCTGCGCGTTCCTGGCGTCGGAGGAGGCCGGCTACATCACCGGACAGATCCTGGGCGTCAACGGCGGCCGGAACACCTGA
- a CDS encoding aldehyde dehydrogenase family protein — protein MHSLGTAETAADERVDRRLLINGELVGADTTYASLNPATGEVLGHAPEAGVEHARAAVAAAREAFDAGDWAIDTELRVRCLDQLHRALVEHRDELAALTIAEVGATPALTQGAQLDQPIAIVRYYADLLKTYPLTEDLGNVESRGMLHHRWVEKEAAGVVAAIIAYNYPNQLALAKLGPALAAGCTVVLKAAPDTPLVTLALGELIANHTDIPAGVVNVISSSDPAVGAALTADPDVDMVTFTGSTPTGRAIMAAASGTLKRVFLELGGKSAAIILDDADFAMAAVFAAFSMVTHAGQGCALTSRLLVPNSHHDEIVELVKTNFSHVRYGDPTDPTTYMGPLISAKQRDKVDAMVQRAIAAGATLVTGGEKVDPGFFYTPTLLTGVDPDSEIAQEEVFGPVLTVIGYDDDDDAVRIANNSIYGLSGAVFGSQDRALAVARRIRTGTFSINGGNYFSPDAPFGGYKQSGIGREMGVAGLEEFLESKTFAMPVAGAPA, from the coding sequence ATGCATTCGCTGGGCACAGCCGAGACCGCCGCCGACGAGCGAGTCGACCGGCGACTGCTGATCAACGGCGAGCTGGTGGGTGCCGACACCACCTACGCATCGCTCAACCCGGCCACCGGAGAAGTGCTCGGCCACGCGCCGGAGGCCGGTGTCGAGCACGCGAGGGCAGCCGTCGCGGCGGCGCGCGAGGCCTTCGACGCCGGCGACTGGGCCATCGATACCGAGTTGCGCGTTCGCTGCCTGGATCAGCTGCACCGGGCACTCGTCGAGCACCGTGACGAACTGGCCGCGCTCACCATCGCCGAGGTCGGCGCCACCCCGGCGCTGACCCAGGGTGCGCAGCTCGACCAACCGATCGCAATCGTCCGCTACTATGCCGATCTGCTGAAGACCTATCCGCTGACCGAAGATCTCGGCAACGTGGAGAGTCGGGGAATGTTGCACCACCGGTGGGTGGAGAAGGAAGCCGCGGGTGTCGTCGCCGCGATCATCGCCTACAACTACCCCAACCAGCTGGCCTTGGCCAAGCTGGGCCCTGCGCTGGCAGCCGGCTGCACCGTGGTCCTCAAGGCCGCGCCGGACACCCCGCTGGTGACGCTGGCGCTCGGTGAGCTGATCGCCAACCACACCGACATCCCGGCCGGGGTGGTCAACGTGATCAGCTCGTCGGACCCGGCGGTCGGAGCGGCCCTGACCGCCGACCCGGACGTTGACATGGTCACCTTCACCGGCTCCACCCCGACGGGACGGGCCATCATGGCCGCCGCCAGCGGAACCCTCAAGCGGGTCTTCCTGGAACTCGGCGGCAAGTCCGCGGCGATCATCCTCGACGACGCCGACTTCGCCATGGCCGCGGTCTTCGCGGCGTTCTCGATGGTCACCCACGCCGGTCAGGGTTGCGCGCTGACGTCGCGGCTGCTGGTGCCCAACAGTCATCACGACGAGATCGTCGAACTGGTCAAGACCAACTTCTCGCACGTGCGTTACGGCGACCCGACCGACCCCACGACCTACATGGGTCCGCTGATCAGCGCCAAGCAGCGCGACAAGGTCGACGCCATGGTGCAGCGCGCGATCGCCGCCGGTGCCACCCTGGTGACCGGCGGGGAGAAGGTCGACCCCGGCTTCTTCTACACTCCGACGCTTTTGACCGGTGTCGATCCCGACAGCGAGATCGCCCAGGAGGAGGTCTTCGGGCCGGTCCTGACGGTGATCGGCTACGACGACGACGACGATGCGGTCCGGATCGCCAACAACTCGATCTACGGCTTGTCCGGGGCTGTCTTCGGCAGCCAGGACCGGGCGCTGGCCGTGGCGCGTCGAATCCGCACCGGAACGTTCTCGATCAACGGTGGCAACTACTTCAGCCCGGACGCCCCCTTCGGGGGCTACAAGCAATCCGGCATCGGGCGCGAGATGGGCGTGGCCGGGCTGGAGGAATTCCTGGAGAGCAAGACCTTCGCCATGCCCGTCGCCGGGGCGCCGGCATGA
- a CDS encoding mycofactocin-coupled SDR family oxidoreductase, protein MGRVAGKVAFITGAARGQGRSHALRLAEEGADIIAVDLCQDIETIGYPMARPEDLEETAKLVEKTGRSIVTAQADVRDSAALKTALDAGLAEFGKLDIVVAQAGVAGMKGNPPLQAWTDVINTNLVGTINGIQVALPHLSEGASIIATASAAALMDAHQKANPGGDPGGMAYMTSKRLIAQYVHDLATELAVRGIRANVIHPTNCNTDMLQSEPMYRSFRPDLEHPTRADAEPVFYVQQAMKVPFIEPEDISNAVLWLASDEARYVTGMQLRVDAGGYLKWYDYHV, encoded by the coding sequence GTGGGACGCGTTGCCGGAAAGGTCGCCTTCATCACGGGCGCCGCCCGCGGCCAGGGCCGCAGCCACGCGCTGCGCCTGGCCGAGGAAGGCGCCGACATCATCGCCGTCGACCTGTGCCAGGACATCGAGACAATCGGCTACCCGATGGCGCGGCCCGAGGATCTCGAGGAGACCGCCAAGCTGGTGGAGAAGACTGGGCGCAGCATCGTTACCGCCCAGGCCGACGTGCGCGACTCGGCGGCGCTCAAGACCGCGCTCGATGCCGGCCTCGCCGAGTTCGGCAAGCTCGACATCGTTGTCGCCCAGGCCGGCGTCGCCGGCATGAAGGGCAACCCGCCACTGCAGGCGTGGACCGACGTCATCAACACCAACCTGGTCGGCACCATCAACGGCATTCAAGTCGCACTGCCCCACCTGTCCGAAGGCGCTTCGATCATCGCCACAGCCTCGGCCGCCGCCTTGATGGACGCCCACCAGAAGGCGAACCCGGGCGGCGACCCGGGCGGGATGGCCTACATGACCTCCAAGCGCCTGATCGCGCAGTACGTGCACGACCTGGCAACGGAGTTGGCGGTACGCGGCATCCGCGCCAACGTCATTCACCCGACCAACTGCAACACCGACATGCTGCAGAGCGAACCGATGTACCGCTCCTTCCGCCCCGACCTGGAACATCCGACCCGCGCCGACGCCGAGCCGGTCTTCTACGTCCAGCAGGCGATGAAGGTGCCGTTCATCGAGCCCGAGGACATCTCCAACGCGGTGCTGTGGCTGGCCTCCGACGAGGCCCGCTACGTCACCGGGATGCAGTTGCGGGTCGATGCCGGCGGCTACCTCAAGTGGTACGACTACCACGTCTGA